From a region of the Haloferax volcanii DS2 genome:
- a CDS encoding potassium channel family protein, which translates to MNFVIVGYGRVGSRTARVLREEGHDVTVVDNNDKKVDRARDEGFEAVLGDGGTETVLREAGIEGADAIGGLTGDPNINFAACMLGKEYDCRTVMRISEDYRQEIYERYADDVDEIIYPERLGAAGAKTALLGGDFNAIGDLTDQLRLTTVSVPDGAPVVGEHVANIDLGADGRVYAHGREREPMTIPLPGTVVEPGDQLALLTERNALDRVRSKLLG; encoded by the coding sequence ATGAATTTCGTTATCGTTGGGTACGGTCGCGTGGGCTCGCGGACCGCCCGAGTGCTCCGCGAGGAGGGCCACGACGTGACGGTCGTCGACAACAACGACAAGAAGGTCGACCGCGCCCGCGACGAGGGGTTCGAGGCCGTCCTCGGCGACGGCGGCACCGAAACCGTGCTGCGGGAGGCCGGCATCGAGGGCGCGGACGCCATCGGCGGGCTGACCGGCGACCCGAACATCAACTTCGCGGCCTGCATGCTCGGCAAAGAGTACGACTGCCGGACGGTCATGCGAATCAGCGAGGACTACCGCCAAGAGATTTACGAGCGCTACGCCGACGACGTGGACGAGATTATCTACCCCGAACGCCTCGGCGCGGCCGGGGCGAAGACGGCGCTTCTCGGCGGCGACTTCAACGCCATCGGCGACCTGACGGACCAACTTCGGCTGACGACGGTCAGCGTCCCCGACGGCGCGCCCGTCGTCGGCGAACACGTCGCCAACATCGACCTCGGTGCGGACGGCCGCGTCTACGCCCACGGCCGGGAGCGCGAGCCGATGACGATTCCGCTTCCGGGAACCGTCGTCGAGCCCGGCGACCAGCTCGCGCTGTTAACGGAGCGCAACGCGTTGGACCGGGTTCGGTCGAAACTGCTCGGCTGA
- a CDS encoding DUF7577 domain-containing protein, whose translation MDSWGWIVVYALGLTLLQLLVYRYLVNGGEPTVGEGSGRDSARTDRYTHPEIAASLDDGSQVGVQTTPTGERICPNCGAENEADTTFDLCWNCTRRLR comes from the coding sequence ATGGACTCCTGGGGTTGGATCGTCGTCTACGCCCTCGGGTTGACCCTGCTCCAGCTTCTGGTCTATCGATACCTCGTCAACGGTGGTGAGCCGACGGTAGGCGAGGGGTCCGGCCGGGACTCCGCCCGAACGGACCGCTACACCCACCCCGAAATCGCGGCGTCGCTCGACGACGGCTCGCAGGTCGGCGTACAGACGACGCCGACGGGCGAGCGCATCTGCCCGAACTGCGGGGCCGAAAACGAGGCCGACACCACCTTCGACCTCTGCTGGAACTGCACCCGACGGCTCCGCTGA
- a CDS encoding substrate-binding domain-containing protein, producing the protein MAIERRRFLQAAGVGAVLGLSGCTGNTSPPQANNETAEGSGGSESGDGSTQELTLATTTSTYDTGLLDALNPVFEEKFNARVKTISQGTGAAIETARNGDADVILVHARGAEDEFLQDGYGVNRRDVMFNDFVVVGPADDPAGISGMESAADAFATVADAGATFVSRGDDSGTNKKELLIWEAAGVEPSGTWYREIGKGMGDTLVQADQSGAYTLSDRGTFLATQDNIDLEIQVQGPLKGGPTILKNPYGVIPVNPAKYPDVNYSLAMAYAGFLTSPEGQEIISNYTANGSQLFFPNALSENPQFGQYVPVNYDGGENASSSASVSDAQFESWVAQHVPEDF; encoded by the coding sequence ATGGCGATAGAGCGACGGCGTTTCTTACAGGCTGCTGGTGTCGGTGCGGTTCTCGGACTGAGCGGATGCACGGGGAACACGAGTCCCCCGCAGGCGAACAACGAGACCGCCGAGGGTTCTGGCGGGAGCGAAAGCGGTGACGGTTCGACCCAAGAGCTGACGCTGGCGACGACGACGAGCACGTACGACACGGGGCTGCTCGACGCCCTGAACCCGGTGTTCGAGGAGAAGTTCAACGCTCGGGTGAAAACCATCTCACAGGGGACCGGCGCGGCAATCGAGACGGCGCGAAACGGCGACGCGGACGTGATTCTCGTCCACGCCCGCGGCGCGGAAGACGAGTTCCTGCAAGATGGCTACGGCGTCAACCGCCGCGACGTGATGTTCAACGACTTCGTCGTCGTCGGGCCGGCGGACGACCCCGCGGGCATCTCGGGGATGGAGAGCGCGGCCGACGCCTTTGCGACCGTCGCGGACGCCGGGGCGACGTTCGTCTCCCGCGGCGACGACTCCGGGACGAACAAGAAGGAACTGCTCATCTGGGAGGCCGCCGGCGTCGAGCCGTCGGGGACGTGGTACCGAGAAATCGGCAAGGGCATGGGCGACACGCTCGTGCAGGCCGACCAGTCGGGCGCGTACACGCTCTCCGACCGCGGGACGTTCCTCGCGACGCAGGACAACATCGACCTCGAAATTCAGGTGCAGGGCCCGCTCAAGGGCGGCCCGACCATCCTGAAGAACCCCTACGGCGTCATCCCGGTGAACCCCGCGAAGTACCCCGACGTGAACTACTCGCTGGCGATGGCCTACGCCGGCTTCCTCACGAGCCCCGAGGGACAGGAGATAATCAGCAACTACACGGCCAACGGGTCGCAGTTGTTCTTCCCCAACGCGCTCTCGGAGAACCCGCAGTTCGGCCAGTACGTCCCCGTGAACTACGACGGCGGGGAGAACGCCTCGTCGTCGGCGTCGGTCTCCGACGCGCAGTTCGAGTCGTGGGTGGCACAGCACGTCCCCGAGGACTTTTAG
- a CDS encoding metal-dependent hydrolase yields MMATTHALAGVVLGTAVWALVPEAGMLPVLAAALGGLFPDFDLYAGHRKTLHFPVYFSALAVPAVAVAALNPTTTTLAVALFLAAAALHSASDVLGGGLELKPWLGTSERAVYDHWNGRWLAPKRLIRYDGAPEDLALTLAFAVPPVLAFDGLAETLVIGAVAVSGVYVLLRKPMVAIAETAVAAMPDHVVDLMPERFVRDFR; encoded by the coding sequence ATGATGGCCACCACTCACGCCCTCGCGGGTGTCGTCCTCGGCACCGCCGTGTGGGCGCTGGTCCCCGAGGCCGGGATGCTCCCGGTGCTCGCGGCCGCACTCGGCGGCCTGTTCCCCGACTTCGACCTGTACGCGGGCCACCGGAAGACCCTCCACTTCCCCGTGTACTTCAGCGCGCTCGCCGTGCCCGCGGTCGCGGTCGCCGCGCTGAACCCGACGACCACGACGCTCGCCGTCGCGCTGTTCCTCGCGGCGGCCGCGCTCCACTCCGCGTCGGACGTGCTCGGCGGCGGCCTCGAACTCAAGCCGTGGCTCGGCACCTCCGAGCGCGCCGTCTACGACCACTGGAACGGCCGGTGGCTCGCCCCGAAGCGACTGATTCGCTACGACGGCGCGCCCGAGGACCTCGCGCTGACGCTCGCGTTTGCCGTCCCGCCGGTCCTCGCCTTCGACGGCCTCGCGGAGACACTCGTCATCGGCGCGGTCGCCGTCTCCGGCGTCTACGTCCTGCTCCGCAAGCCGATGGTTGCGATTGCCGAGACCGCCGTCGCGGCGATGCCCGACCACGTCGTCGACCTCATGCCCGAGCGGTTCGTCCGCGACTTCCGCTGA
- a CDS encoding ABC transporter ATP-binding protein: protein MTTERPDAGDSGSEKPDETAAPDPAANGARRSKTRLAARSLGHGFGDGAVLEDISLAVEPGEILAVVGPSGTGKTTLFRLLAMFERPDEGTVEVGGDDVWDLPEARRLAVRRRVGMAFQTRSLFSTTVEENVSYGLRVRRSWSARVRDAVEGLFGRDEPSETVRDALRTVGMFDKVGRDAGSLSAGEAQRVAIARALAPDPDVLLLDEPTSNLDPRNTAAIESAMRAARDRGIAVALATHDMQQARRVSDRTAVILGGTCIESGPTDAVFESPDDDRVRQFVEGKLVY from the coding sequence ATGACGACCGAGCGACCGGATGCCGGCGATTCGGGTTCCGAGAAGCCCGACGAGACCGCCGCGCCCGACCCGGCGGCGAACGGCGCGCGGCGGAGCAAGACCCGACTCGCGGCCCGCAGCCTCGGCCACGGCTTCGGCGACGGCGCGGTGCTGGAGGATATCTCGCTCGCCGTCGAACCGGGCGAGATTCTCGCCGTCGTCGGCCCCTCGGGCACGGGGAAGACGACGCTCTTCCGACTGCTCGCCATGTTCGAGCGTCCCGACGAGGGGACGGTCGAGGTCGGCGGCGACGACGTGTGGGACCTCCCCGAGGCCCGCCGGCTGGCGGTCAGACGCCGGGTCGGGATGGCGTTCCAGACGCGGAGCCTCTTTTCGACGACGGTCGAGGAGAACGTCTCCTACGGGCTTCGAGTCCGTCGGTCGTGGTCGGCTCGCGTCCGCGACGCGGTCGAGGGACTGTTCGGCCGCGACGAGCCGTCCGAGACGGTCAGAGACGCGCTTCGGACCGTCGGAATGTTCGACAAAGTCGGCCGCGACGCCGGCTCGCTGTCGGCGGGCGAGGCCCAGCGCGTCGCCATCGCGCGGGCGCTCGCGCCCGACCCCGACGTGTTGCTGCTGGACGAGCCGACGTCGAATCTCGACCCGCGGAACACCGCCGCCATCGAGTCAGCGATGCGGGCGGCGCGGGACCGCGGCATCGCCGTCGCACTCGCGACCCACGACATGCAACAGGCCCGGCGGGTGTCCGACCGGACGGCCGTCATCCTCGGCGGGACGTGCATCGAGTCGGGGCCGACCGACGCGGTGTTCGAGTCGCCGGACGACGACCGAGTCCGCCAGTTCGTCGAGGGAAAACTCGTCTACTGA
- a CDS encoding enoyl-CoA hydratase/isomerase family protein, with product MIRTTDDGDLRVVTIDRPARRNALRPTDLDALEAAVTGADAPVVLLRGSGPAFCAGADLDSVTDLDDPEAFAKHGQRVADAVESAESVVVAGIDGAARGGGVELALACDVRVATPRATLGEPGVRLGLFGAWGGTVRLPRVVGEGHALEFSLSGRVVNADEALRMGLVSRIVDDPGEVAASMADNDHRSLRIVKERLRDRGNRDGRLEREAAGFAELHRANVDDIAASREK from the coding sequence ATGATACGGACGACGGACGACGGAGACCTCCGGGTCGTGACCATCGACCGCCCGGCGCGACGGAACGCGCTCAGACCGACCGACCTCGACGCCCTCGAAGCCGCGGTCACGGGTGCCGACGCACCGGTCGTTCTCCTCCGGGGGAGCGGCCCGGCGTTCTGCGCCGGCGCGGACCTCGACAGCGTCACCGACCTCGACGACCCCGAGGCGTTCGCAAAGCACGGCCAACGCGTCGCCGACGCCGTCGAATCGGCCGAATCGGTCGTCGTCGCCGGCATCGACGGGGCGGCCCGCGGCGGCGGCGTCGAACTCGCGCTCGCCTGCGACGTGCGGGTGGCCACTCCGCGTGCGACCCTCGGTGAACCGGGCGTCCGACTCGGCCTGTTCGGCGCGTGGGGCGGGACGGTTCGGCTCCCGCGCGTCGTCGGCGAGGGCCACGCCCTCGAATTCTCGCTTTCGGGCCGCGTCGTCAACGCCGACGAAGCCCTCCGGATGGGTCTCGTCTCTCGAATCGTCGACGACCCGGGCGAGGTCGCGGCCTCGATGGCCGACAACGACCACCGGTCGCTCCGAATCGTCAAGGAGCGACTGCGCGACCGCGGCAACCGGGACGGACGCTTGGAACGGGAAGCCGCCGGCTTCGCGGAGTTGCATCGGGCGAACGTCGACGACATCGCGGCGTCGCGTGAAAAGTGA
- a CDS encoding ACT domain-containing protein yields the protein MDPSDFFEGGTVTVSAATYAVVKTERSDPDAFATIRDGTETTVVVEEGRVDEVAAVEIERGWKRLTFEMVLPFELVGFLARVASALAAEDISVFALSAYSTDHVLVREGDVAAAATKLESLGGAVERAEDSGGGN from the coding sequence ATGGATCCCAGCGACTTCTTCGAGGGCGGGACCGTGACCGTCTCGGCGGCGACCTACGCGGTCGTCAAGACCGAACGGAGTGACCCGGACGCCTTCGCGACGATTCGAGACGGAACCGAGACGACGGTCGTCGTCGAGGAGGGACGCGTCGACGAGGTGGCGGCCGTCGAAATCGAGCGGGGCTGGAAGCGACTCACCTTCGAGATGGTCCTTCCGTTCGAACTCGTCGGCTTTCTGGCGCGGGTCGCGAGCGCGCTCGCCGCGGAAGATATCTCGGTGTTCGCGCTGTCGGCGTACTCGACCGACCACGTGCTCGTCCGGGAGGGCGACGTGGCGGCGGCCGCGACGAAGCTCGAATCGCTCGGGGGTGCCGTCGAGCGCGCCGAGGACTCCGGCGGCGGGAACTAA
- a CDS encoding aldo/keto reductase: protein MHYRELGTSGIEVSEVGFGAWVVGTDWWGDRSDEDSIEMLHHAIEQGIDFFDTGDVYGHGHSEEVVGEALADYRDEVTVATKIGYDFYNNPQAGHGELPKEITGEWVREATEKSLERLDMEYVDLLQLHNANVDEVTPDVLEALDELKEEGLIEATGWALGPSIGWLAEGDVAIEEEFDALQIVWNAFEQDVGNHFLDTIRETGSSTSLIARVPHSSGLLNEQVRPETELGSGDHRGFRPDEWYETGWEKLEQLRFLERDGERTMAQASIAYLLGYDETAAVTPTFRTKADIDEWAKASDVPKLTDGEMTRVEELYADNFGIDRFDGMDALRSSVDGDDIRAAGLDKRVAKGARNEA from the coding sequence ATGCACTACCGCGAACTCGGCACCTCCGGAATCGAAGTCAGCGAGGTCGGCTTCGGTGCGTGGGTCGTCGGGACCGACTGGTGGGGCGACCGCTCGGACGAAGACTCCATCGAGATGCTCCACCACGCCATCGAGCAGGGCATCGACTTCTTCGACACGGGCGACGTGTACGGCCACGGCCACTCCGAGGAGGTCGTCGGCGAGGCGCTCGCCGACTACCGCGACGAGGTCACCGTCGCCACCAAAATCGGCTACGACTTCTACAACAACCCGCAGGCCGGCCACGGCGAACTCCCCAAGGAAATCACCGGCGAGTGGGTCCGCGAGGCGACCGAAAAGAGCCTCGAACGCCTCGACATGGAGTACGTCGACCTCCTGCAACTCCACAACGCGAACGTCGACGAGGTCACGCCCGACGTGCTCGAAGCCCTCGACGAACTGAAAGAGGAGGGTCTCATCGAGGCCACCGGCTGGGCGCTCGGCCCCTCCATCGGCTGGCTGGCCGAAGGCGACGTGGCCATCGAAGAGGAGTTCGACGCGCTCCAAATCGTCTGGAACGCCTTCGAGCAGGACGTGGGTAACCACTTCCTCGACACCATCCGCGAGACCGGCTCCTCGACGAGTCTCATCGCCCGCGTGCCGCACTCCTCGGGCCTCCTGAACGAGCAGGTCCGCCCCGAGACCGAACTCGGCTCCGGCGACCACCGCGGCTTCCGCCCCGACGAGTGGTACGAGACGGGCTGGGAGAAGCTCGAACAACTCCGCTTCCTCGAACGCGACGGCGAGCGGACGATGGCGCAGGCGTCCATCGCCTACCTCCTCGGCTACGACGAGACCGCGGCCGTCACGCCGACGTTCCGCACGAAAGCCGACATCGACGAGTGGGCGAAGGCCTCTGACGTGCCGAAGCTCACCGACGGGGAGATGACCCGCGTCGAGGAACTGTACGCGGACAACTTCGGCATCGACCGCTTCGACGGCATGGACGCGCTCCGCTCGTCGGTCGACGGGGACGACATCCGCGCGGCCGG
- a CDS encoding NAD+ synthase, with the protein MTSVDVLSEDAPFDLLLSDEELEAHREHITTFIEDTVEAAGADGAVIGLSGGIDSTLTAFLAVEALGKESLHGLVMPSVANDEDMMSDAEGVAEMLGIEYDVVEIQPIAETFFDTFPEAADDRMAAGNVYVRTRAVLNYFVANHENRIVLGTGNRAEAMTGYFTKYGDQAVDCNPIGNLYKQQVRQLAAHVGVPEDLVLQTPSAEMWSGQTDEGELGLTYDALDAILALHVDGPLSKSATVRHLGVTEEQVDRVVGLVEGSVHKRSMPPAPSALDV; encoded by the coding sequence ATGACATCCGTCGACGTTCTCTCGGAGGACGCCCCGTTCGACCTCCTGTTGTCCGACGAGGAACTCGAAGCGCACCGCGAGCACATCACGACCTTCATCGAAGACACCGTCGAGGCCGCCGGTGCCGACGGGGCCGTTATCGGACTGTCCGGTGGTATCGACTCGACGCTCACCGCCTTCCTCGCCGTCGAGGCGCTCGGAAAGGAGAGCCTCCACGGGCTCGTCATGCCGAGCGTGGCGAACGACGAGGACATGATGAGCGACGCCGAGGGCGTCGCCGAGATGCTGGGCATCGAGTACGACGTGGTCGAAATCCAGCCCATCGCCGAGACGTTCTTCGACACGTTCCCCGAGGCGGCCGACGACCGCATGGCCGCCGGAAACGTCTACGTCCGCACGCGAGCGGTGCTCAACTACTTCGTCGCCAATCACGAGAACCGCATCGTGCTCGGAACGGGTAACCGCGCGGAGGCGATGACCGGTTACTTCACGAAGTACGGCGACCAGGCGGTCGACTGCAACCCCATCGGGAACCTCTACAAACAGCAGGTCCGCCAGCTGGCCGCCCACGTCGGCGTGCCGGAAGACCTCGTGTTACAGACGCCCTCTGCCGAGATGTGGTCCGGCCAGACCGACGAGGGCGAACTCGGCCTCACGTACGACGCGCTGGACGCGATTCTCGCGCTCCACGTCGACGGCCCGCTCTCGAAGTCCGCGACGGTTCGCCACCTCGGCGTGACCGAAGAACAGGTCGACCGCGTGGTCGGACTCGTCGAGGGCAGCGTCCACAAGCGGTCGATGCCGCCCGCGCCGTCGGCGCTCGACGTGTAG
- a CDS encoding acyltransferase — translation MTKVHVSLPEDAEEGLQAFIDEVDGRLASDEDTCTVVRDTLIDLFGDREAWERWQNGKPVSPATRVRLQGYDPCNATLEAEYYAEKDEAKFKRSKHLQWLWRQFDATPMADNVAFALRFRQTLADHLFAEAGDNLRIFKGVTFSYGHNISVGDNTVIHDDVHLDDRGKLTIGDRVSISDSAHIYSHSHDTVDQTEVRNYHTTIGDDARVTYDAMVNAGVSVGENAIVGARSVVQGDVPAHHIAVGSPAKSVKVKPGFEEVAEPLDAGGERRADEREIPYELPDDIEAFDEFDRDLDGPVDSHRRE, via the coding sequence ATGACGAAGGTCCACGTTTCGCTTCCGGAGGACGCCGAAGAAGGCTTACAGGCGTTCATTGACGAGGTCGACGGTCGGCTCGCCTCGGACGAAGACACCTGTACGGTCGTTCGGGACACCCTCATCGACCTGTTCGGCGACCGCGAGGCGTGGGAGCGCTGGCAGAACGGCAAGCCCGTCTCGCCCGCGACGCGGGTTCGACTACAAGGGTACGACCCCTGTAACGCGACGCTCGAAGCCGAGTACTACGCCGAGAAAGACGAGGCGAAGTTCAAGCGCTCGAAGCACCTCCAGTGGCTCTGGCGGCAGTTCGACGCGACGCCGATGGCCGACAACGTCGCCTTCGCCCTCCGGTTCCGACAGACGCTCGCGGACCACCTGTTCGCGGAGGCCGGCGACAACCTCCGCATCTTCAAGGGCGTCACGTTCTCCTACGGTCACAACATCTCCGTCGGTGACAACACGGTCATCCACGACGACGTCCACCTCGACGACCGCGGGAAACTCACTATCGGCGACCGCGTCTCCATCTCCGACAGCGCCCACATATACAGCCACTCGCACGACACCGTCGACCAGACCGAGGTCAGAAACTACCACACGACCATCGGCGACGACGCGCGCGTCACCTACGACGCCATGGTGAACGCCGGCGTCTCGGTCGGTGAGAACGCCATCGTCGGCGCGCGGTCGGTCGTCCAGGGCGACGTGCCCGCCCACCACATCGCGGTCGGCTCGCCCGCCAAGAGCGTGAAAGTAAAGCCGGGCTTCGAAGAGGTCGCTGAACCGCTCGACGCCGGGGGCGAGCGCCGCGCCGACGAGCGCGAGATTCCCTACGAACTCCCAGACGACATCGAGGCATTCGACGAGTTCGACCGCGACCTCGACGGCCCGGTGGACTCCCACCGGCGCGAGTAA
- a CDS encoding pectinesterase family protein, with protein sequence MFALLTSLAVAVGCLAVAAGTVGTLGGADDPDDAGESDDTENADDSGDPESVDDPDDAGAYDYVVAQDGSGDYETIQAAIDGAKSFPPERIRILVRDGVYDEKVEVHAWNPDITLVGESAEGTVITHDDHFERIDRGRNSTFFTYTLKVRGNDFRARDLTVENSAGPVGQAVALHVDADRAVFENCRFLGHQDTIYAAGEGACQYFSDCYVEGTTDFIFGGATAVFEDCRVHSKADSYVTAASTPADEPFGFVFLDCELTADPDVSEVYLGRPWRNHARTAFIRTWMDSHVRSDGWHNWSRPDAEATVEYAEFDSRGPGAEGERVSWATALTEDEAAQYSKANVLGSASGGEWWDWEE encoded by the coding sequence ATGTTCGCACTACTCACGTCGCTCGCCGTCGCGGTCGGCTGTCTCGCCGTCGCCGCCGGGACGGTCGGGACTCTCGGGGGCGCTGACGACCCCGACGACGCCGGCGAATCCGACGACACCGAGAACGCCGACGATTCCGGTGACCCCGAGAGTGTCGACGACCCCGACGACGCCGGCGCGTACGACTACGTCGTCGCGCAGGACGGCAGCGGCGACTACGAGACGATTCAGGCCGCCATCGACGGTGCGAAGTCGTTCCCGCCGGAGCGAATCCGAATTCTCGTCCGAGACGGCGTGTACGACGAGAAGGTCGAAGTCCACGCGTGGAACCCCGACATCACCCTCGTCGGCGAGAGCGCCGAGGGGACGGTCATCACCCACGACGACCACTTCGAGCGAATCGACCGCGGGCGCAACAGCACCTTCTTCACCTACACGCTGAAGGTCCGCGGCAACGACTTCCGCGCCCGCGACCTGACCGTCGAGAACAGCGCCGGCCCGGTCGGACAGGCCGTCGCCCTCCACGTCGACGCCGACCGCGCCGTCTTCGAGAACTGTCGCTTCCTCGGCCACCAAGATACCATCTACGCCGCCGGCGAGGGGGCGTGCCAGTACTTCTCGGACTGCTACGTCGAGGGGACGACCGACTTCATTTTCGGCGGTGCGACCGCCGTCTTCGAGGACTGCCGCGTCCACTCGAAAGCCGACTCGTACGTGACGGCGGCCTCGACGCCGGCGGACGAGCCCTTCGGCTTCGTCTTTCTCGACTGCGAACTGACCGCCGACCCCGACGTTTCCGAGGTGTATCTCGGCCGGCCGTGGCGGAACCACGCCCGAACCGCGTTTATTCGCACGTGGATGGACTCGCACGTCCGCTCCGACGGGTGGCACAACTGGTCGCGACCGGATGCCGAGGCGACGGTCGAATACGCGGAGTTCGACAGCCGAGGACCGGGTGCGGAGGGCGAGCGGGTGTCGTGGGCGACGGCGTTGACCGAAGACGAGGCTGCGCAGTATTCGAAGGCGAATGTGTTGGGTTCCGCGAGTGGTGGGGAGTGGTGGGACTGGGAGGAATGA
- a CDS encoding ABC transporter permease — MFALGDLNLTYLVSITAVSLYVSTAAVALSAALGLPISLAVGFRDFYGKSVVTSVISTGMGFPSVVVGLVVLLVLSRSGPLGTFELLFTPEAMILSQTILALPVLVSVSLSAVQSVPQDLRDAAFAAGGTSTDIALLVVREARYGIVTALLAAYGRAISEVGSVLIVGGNIVFSDSTSFTRTLTTAITVEARKGNIETGIALGAILLALVLGVNALGARFRDRTPGRNGRGR, encoded by the coding sequence GTGTTCGCCCTCGGCGACCTGAACCTCACCTACCTCGTCAGCATCACGGCCGTCTCGCTGTACGTGAGTACCGCGGCGGTCGCGCTGAGCGCCGCGCTCGGCCTACCAATCTCGCTGGCGGTCGGGTTCCGCGACTTCTACGGGAAGTCGGTCGTCACCTCCGTCATCTCGACGGGGATGGGCTTTCCGAGCGTCGTCGTGGGGCTCGTCGTCCTCTTGGTGCTGTCCCGGTCCGGGCCGCTCGGGACGTTCGAACTGCTGTTCACTCCCGAGGCGATGATTCTCTCGCAGACCATCCTCGCGCTCCCCGTCCTCGTGAGCGTCTCGCTGTCGGCGGTCCAGTCGGTTCCGCAGGACCTCAGAGACGCCGCGTTCGCCGCCGGCGGCACCTCGACCGACATCGCCCTGTTGGTCGTCCGCGAGGCGCGCTACGGCATCGTCACGGCGCTTCTGGCCGCCTACGGCCGCGCCATTAGCGAGGTCGGCTCGGTCCTCATCGTCGGCGGAAACATCGTCTTCTCGGACAGTACGTCGTTCACCCGGACGCTCACGACGGCCATCACCGTCGAGGCGCGGAAGGGGAACATCGAGACGGGCATCGCCCTCGGAGCCATCCTGCTCGCGCTCGTCCTCGGCGTGAACGCCCTCGGCGCGCGCTTTCGCGACCGGACCCCGGGACGGAACGGGAGGGGACGATGA
- a CDS encoding DUF7114 family protein — protein sequence MDDAVRAREAAREALSDIEPEALRAALDERLDAASLTPAVLTFVSARAVEPKVDLNGMASRAAGVQLIYEGLRLTRSLAHDEPWTHLESPEEDTDADLDILAADVLVSRGFYLLARTEAADHAVETVRAFGRDQTRRRSADEAARPKLDGELEVNICTLAVVAGTTAVGSAPPTALVEYAAGLADTHDGDFPPADETVSEGTVERIAALYRGGGGDDAVTSAADR from the coding sequence ATGGACGACGCCGTGCGAGCCCGCGAGGCCGCGCGAGAGGCCCTCTCCGACATCGAGCCCGAGGCCCTCCGCGCGGCGCTGGACGAACGCCTCGACGCCGCCTCCTTGACGCCGGCAGTGCTCACGTTCGTGAGCGCGCGGGCCGTCGAACCGAAGGTCGACCTGAACGGGATGGCCTCCCGTGCGGCCGGAGTGCAACTCATCTACGAGGGCCTCCGGCTCACCCGGTCGCTCGCCCACGACGAGCCGTGGACGCATCTCGAGAGCCCCGAGGAGGACACCGACGCCGACCTCGACATCCTCGCGGCGGACGTGCTCGTCTCGCGCGGCTTCTACCTCCTCGCTCGAACCGAGGCCGCCGACCACGCCGTCGAGACGGTTCGCGCCTTCGGCCGCGACCAGACTCGCCGCCGCTCGGCAGACGAAGCGGCACGCCCGAAGCTCGACGGCGAACTCGAAGTGAACATCTGCACGCTCGCTGTCGTCGCCGGCACCACGGCCGTCGGCTCGGCCCCGCCGACCGCCCTCGTGGAGTACGCCGCCGGGCTGGCCGACACCCACGACGGCGATTTCCCCCCGGCCGACGAGACCGTCTCCGAGGGGACCGTCGAGCGCATCGCGGCCCTCTACCGAGGCGGCGGTGGCGACGACGCGGTCACCTCCGCGGCGGACCGCTAA
- a CDS encoding PIN domain-containing protein, translated as MSETEPSPARVVADADVLAADLLVDGPARAALDHLRRHSWTTLVASDPLLDDAEAVVSSLADADLAADWREKTDSWAELVAHPDGDNPALASAYRGGAMHLLTFDDRLSSAQAGAALGGRFPVSVRHPKAFASLFAPESLYAEVEGGPYPGPDRDPRA; from the coding sequence ATGTCTGAGACGGAGCCCTCGCCCGCGCGGGTCGTCGCCGACGCCGACGTGCTCGCGGCCGACCTGCTCGTCGATGGCCCCGCGAGAGCGGCACTCGACCACCTGCGGCGACACTCGTGGACGACGCTCGTCGCCAGCGACCCGCTCCTCGACGACGCCGAGGCGGTCGTCTCGTCGCTCGCGGACGCCGACCTCGCGGCCGACTGGCGCGAGAAAACCGACTCGTGGGCCGAACTCGTCGCCCATCCGGACGGCGACAACCCCGCGCTGGCGTCGGCCTACCGCGGCGGCGCGATGCATCTCCTCACGTTCGACGACCGGCTTAGCTCGGCGCAGGCGGGCGCGGCGCTCGGCGGTCGCTTCCCGGTCAGCGTCCGCCATCCGAAGGCGTTCGCGTCGCTGTTCGCGCCGGAGAGTCTCTACGCCGAGGTCGAAGGCGGGCCGTACCCCGGGCCGGACCGCGACCCGCGGGCGTAG